Proteins found in one Paenibacillus sp. FSL R10-2782 genomic segment:
- a CDS encoding DUF177 domain-containing protein, with protein sequence MQLFFRKVATSDGPFPIREALNVSELVDDRPDVTAVSPLETDLVAVSLGQGLMSVEGTLTAGLDMLCSRCLSPMHEDLKIEFRERFKQTSSVGEEEGEDGEFIAVTGDSFDIAPYCEELFVLHVPFAPVCSENCQGIAPAAGQNWSVGSDDRDDDDTKKIDPRLAGLKDFFK encoded by the coding sequence ATGCAACTATTTTTTCGTAAAGTAGCAACAAGTGATGGTCCTTTTCCGATCCGTGAAGCTCTTAATGTGAGTGAATTGGTGGATGATCGTCCTGATGTTACGGCCGTTTCCCCGCTGGAGACCGATTTGGTCGCCGTTAGTCTGGGTCAAGGCTTAATGAGCGTGGAAGGCACGTTGACCGCAGGTCTGGACATGCTGTGCTCACGCTGTTTGAGTCCGATGCACGAGGATTTGAAAATTGAATTCCGTGAACGGTTTAAGCAAACCTCTTCGGTTGGCGAAGAGGAGGGTGAAGATGGCGAATTTATCGCAGTGACGGGGGATTCCTTCGACATTGCACCGTATTGTGAAGAGCTGTTTGTACTGCACGTGCCGTTTGCGCCTGTGTGCAGTGAGAATTGTCAAGGGATCGCTCCTGCGGCCGGACAAAACTGGAGCGTTGGCTCCGATGACAGAGACGATGACGATACGAAAAAGATTGATCCGCGTCTGGCAGGGCTTAAGGATTTTTTTAAATGA
- a CDS encoding acyl carrier protein: MSDVLERVKRIVVDRLGADEAEVTLEASFKDDLGADSLDVVELVMELEDEFDMEISDEDAEKITTVGEVVKYIQSHT, translated from the coding sequence ATGTCCGACGTATTGGAGCGCGTAAAACGCATTGTCGTTGACCGTTTGGGAGCCGACGAAGCCGAAGTTACACTTGAAGCATCTTTCAAAGATGATTTAGGCGCTGATTCTCTCGATGTAGTTGAATTGGTTATGGAATTGGAAGATGAGTTTGATATGGAAATCTCTGATGAAGATGCAGAGAAAATTACAACCGTAGGTGAAGTTGTAAAGTACATACAATCTCATACCTAA
- the fabG gene encoding 3-oxoacyl-[acyl-carrier-protein] reductase → MSKPLSGKTALVTGASRGIGRSIALALAEAGANVAVNYAGSEAAAAEVAEQIRAKGVEAIMVQANVGRADEADRLIKDVIGAWGQIDILVNNAGITRDNLIMRMKEEEFDQVIETNLKGVFNCLKAATRPMMKQRSGRIINISSVVGVLGNAGQANYVAAKAGVIGLTKSSARELASRGITVNCVAPGFIDTEMTQVLADDLRDNMLSGIPLARLGRPEEIADVVLFLASDASSYMTGQTLHVDGGMYM, encoded by the coding sequence ATGTCTAAGCCATTAAGTGGCAAAACGGCGCTCGTTACAGGGGCGTCACGGGGGATCGGTCGCAGTATTGCATTGGCGTTGGCTGAAGCGGGCGCTAATGTAGCGGTAAACTACGCTGGTAGTGAAGCGGCTGCGGCAGAGGTTGCGGAGCAAATTCGTGCCAAAGGCGTAGAAGCTATTATGGTCCAGGCTAATGTCGGTCGCGCCGACGAGGCAGATCGGTTAATCAAGGATGTGATCGGCGCTTGGGGCCAGATCGATATTCTGGTGAATAATGCCGGAATAACAAGAGATAATTTAATCATGCGTATGAAGGAAGAGGAGTTCGATCAGGTGATCGAAACGAATCTGAAAGGTGTGTTTAATTGCCTCAAGGCAGCGACTCGTCCGATGATGAAGCAGCGCTCCGGTCGGATCATCAATATTTCTTCCGTTGTCGGTGTACTCGGCAATGCAGGACAAGCCAACTATGTGGCTGCCAAAGCAGGAGTGATCGGCCTTACCAAATCGTCTGCAAGAGAACTTGCTTCGAGAGGTATTACAGTCAACTGCGTAGCCCCGGGATTTATTGATACCGAAATGACACAGGTGCTTGCTGATGATTTGCGTGACAATATGCTCAGCGGTATTCCGCTGGCCCGTCTCGGACGGCCTGAGGAAATTGCGGATGTGGTGCTATTTTTGGCCTCTGATGCTTCCTCATACATGACGGGCCAGACTTTGCATGTGGATGGCGGCATGTACATGTAG
- a CDS encoding beta-ketoacyl-ACP synthase III — MNNLRSVGVIGTGKYVPEKILTNKDLEAIVETSDEWIVSRTGIQERHIAAPEQATSDLAYEAAIKALASAGMTAQDLDLIIVATVTPDMAFPSTACILQDKLGAKGAAAFDLSAACSGFVYGLATATSFIKTGIYNNALVIGADCLSRITDYTDRNTCVLFGDGAGAVVIGEVPEGRGFQSFDLGAEGAGGGLLKLEAGGSRLPASADTVENKQHYIYMNGREVFKFAVRVMGTATVDVLEKAGLSKDDIDVFVPHQANIRIIQSAMQRLDLPEEKVVINVHKYANTSAASIPLALVEAAEEGRMKEGDRVLMVGFGGGLTWGASVLVW; from the coding sequence ATGAATAATTTGCGGTCGGTTGGTGTTATCGGAACAGGGAAATACGTGCCTGAGAAAATATTGACGAACAAAGATTTGGAAGCAATTGTGGAAACAAGTGACGAATGGATTGTCAGCCGTACAGGAATTCAGGAGCGCCACATTGCGGCTCCAGAGCAGGCCACATCCGATCTGGCTTATGAAGCAGCGATTAAGGCATTGGCATCCGCAGGTATGACAGCACAGGATTTGGATCTGATTATTGTGGCTACGGTTACGCCGGACATGGCGTTTCCTTCGACTGCCTGCATTCTTCAGGACAAGCTTGGAGCCAAAGGCGCAGCGGCTTTTGATTTGTCTGCGGCATGCTCAGGGTTTGTATATGGGCTGGCAACTGCCACGAGCTTTATTAAAACGGGCATTTATAATAATGCGCTAGTCATTGGGGCAGACTGTCTTTCCCGAATTACGGATTATACAGATCGCAATACCTGTGTTCTTTTTGGAGACGGTGCAGGAGCAGTAGTAATTGGTGAAGTACCTGAGGGTAGAGGATTCCAATCCTTTGATCTAGGAGCCGAAGGAGCAGGAGGCGGATTGCTTAAGCTGGAAGCTGGCGGCTCACGTTTGCCTGCAAGTGCGGATACCGTGGAGAACAAGCAGCACTATATTTATATGAACGGACGCGAAGTCTTCAAGTTTGCGGTACGTGTTATGGGAACGGCAACCGTCGATGTGCTTGAAAAAGCAGGGCTTTCCAAAGATGATATTGATGTGTTCGTTCCGCATCAAGCCAATATTCGCATTATCCAATCGGCGATGCAGCGTTTGGATCTACCGGAAGAAAAGGTTGTTATTAATGTTCATAAATATGCGAATACATCAGCAGCATCGATTCCTCTTGCACTGGTGGAAGCAGCCGAGGAAGGCCGCATGAAGGAAGGCGACCGGGTATTAATGGTGGGCTTCGGTGGTGGTTTGACTTGGGGCGCGTCGGTTCTTGTCTGGTAA
- the fabF gene encoding beta-ketoacyl-ACP synthase II, producing MKQRVVITGMGVITSLGQDLNTLWDNLMAGKSGVSEIEAFDTSEYTTKIAASIKDFNPEDYIERKDARKMDRFVQFAVAASKLALKDSGLVIGENADAERVGVSVGSGIGGLGTWEDQHNALIEKGPKRVSPFFIPMMIANMGSGQVSISLGAKGPNTSPVTACATGSHAIGDSFRMIQRGDADAMICGGAEATIRPIGMAGFCSMRAMSTRNDEPEKASRPFDIDRDGFVMGEGSGVLILESLEHALKRGARIYGEVIGYGLSGDAHHMTEPDPEGAARCIKMAIRDAGLNPEDIDYINAHGTSTPVGDKSETEAVKKTLGEHAYKVAISSTKSMTGHLLGAAGGVEAVICGLALQHQIIPPTINLDNQDPACDLDYVPNEPRKAKLNVVMSNSFGFGGHNATVILKKYEA from the coding sequence TTGAAACAACGTGTTGTCATAACAGGAATGGGTGTAATCACTTCGCTGGGACAGGATTTGAACACACTATGGGATAATCTGATGGCTGGAAAATCTGGCGTCAGTGAAATCGAAGCTTTCGATACCAGTGAATATACAACGAAAATTGCCGCTTCTATTAAGGATTTTAATCCTGAGGATTATATAGAGCGCAAGGATGCCCGTAAAATGGACCGTTTTGTACAATTCGCCGTTGCCGCCAGTAAATTGGCACTCAAGGATAGCGGACTCGTAATCGGAGAGAACGCCGATGCCGAGCGTGTTGGTGTATCTGTTGGTTCCGGTATTGGCGGATTGGGTACCTGGGAGGATCAGCACAATGCGCTGATTGAAAAAGGACCTAAACGCGTAAGCCCTTTCTTTATCCCGATGATGATTGCTAATATGGGTTCCGGTCAAGTGTCGATTTCACTCGGCGCTAAAGGACCGAATACATCACCAGTTACGGCTTGTGCAACAGGTAGTCATGCGATAGGCGATTCGTTCCGCATGATTCAACGTGGTGATGCTGACGCTATGATTTGCGGTGGTGCCGAGGCAACGATTCGTCCGATCGGAATGGCTGGCTTTTGTTCGATGCGGGCGATGTCCACTCGTAACGATGAGCCTGAGAAGGCAAGCCGTCCTTTTGATATAGACAGAGACGGATTTGTTATGGGTGAAGGCTCCGGTGTTCTGATCCTGGAATCATTGGAGCACGCTTTGAAGCGTGGCGCACGCATTTACGGCGAAGTGATCGGCTATGGTCTGTCAGGCGATGCACATCATATGACAGAGCCAGATCCGGAAGGTGCAGCACGCTGTATTAAAATGGCGATCCGCGACGCAGGGTTGAATCCCGAAGATATTGATTATATCAATGCGCATGGTACATCTACGCCAGTTGGTGATAAATCGGAAACAGAAGCGGTTAAGAAAACGCTTGGAGAGCACGCCTATAAAGTTGCGATTAGCTCAACCAAGTCAATGACAGGGCACTTGTTGGGTGCAGCCGGAGGTGTTGAAGCCGTGATCTGCGGATTGGCTCTCCAGCATCAGATCATTCCGCCGACGATCAATCTGGATAATCAGGATCCGGCTTGCGATCTCGATTATGTACCTAACGAGCCGAGAAAAGCGAAACTGAATGTCGTGATGTCCAATTCCTTTGGTTTTGGCGGTCACAATGCTACGGTTATTCTAAAAAAATATGAAGCGTAA
- the rpmF gene encoding 50S ribosomal protein L32: MAVPQRRTSKTRRDKRRTHFKLAVPGMVKCSECGELKLAHHVCKVCGTYKAREIISQ, translated from the coding sequence ATGGCAGTACCTCAACGGAGAACATCCAAAACTCGTCGCGACAAACGTCGTACTCACTTTAAACTGGCAGTACCAGGTATGGTGAAATGCTCCGAATGCGGCGAATTGAAACTTGCTCACCATGTGTGCAAAGTTTGCGGAACGTACAAAGCTAGAGAGATTATCTCTCAATAA
- the fabD gene encoding ACP S-malonyltransferase, whose translation MGKTAFIFPGQGSQAVGMAKDAYEAVPAAREVFRQADERLGFALSSLIFEGPDTALKQTSNTQPALLTASIALYEAFKEKGIRPDYVAGHSLGEYSALVASGVLAFEDAVEIVRTRGEFMEQAIPDGQGGMAAVLGADREALATLCRDITESGQLVELANINCPGQIVVSGAKEGVAAVAERVKEAGGKRAITLEVSGPFHSSLMKEAAIKLSGKLEDVAFSKSQVPVVANVTAKPVREGGEIRQLLVEQVYSPVLWEDSVAWLLEQGVDTFIEFGPGSVLTGLVKKIDKTVKLYNISNLESLVSVTEALEAR comes from the coding sequence ATGGGCAAAACGGCATTTATATTTCCCGGTCAGGGTTCACAAGCTGTAGGTATGGCTAAAGATGCTTATGAAGCGGTTCCTGCGGCAAGAGAAGTGTTTCGCCAAGCGGACGAACGGTTGGGCTTTGCGCTAAGCTCACTGATTTTTGAAGGTCCGGATACGGCCTTGAAGCAAACATCCAATACGCAGCCTGCGCTGTTGACGGCGAGTATTGCGTTGTATGAAGCGTTCAAGGAAAAGGGTATTCGCCCTGATTACGTGGCTGGACACAGTCTTGGAGAATACAGCGCACTCGTTGCTTCCGGCGTACTTGCATTCGAGGATGCAGTTGAAATCGTTCGTACTCGTGGTGAGTTCATGGAGCAAGCCATTCCTGACGGACAAGGCGGGATGGCTGCTGTATTGGGAGCCGATCGTGAAGCGCTGGCAACTCTATGCCGTGATATTACAGAATCCGGTCAACTGGTTGAACTGGCGAACATCAACTGTCCGGGACAGATTGTCGTATCCGGTGCGAAGGAGGGCGTAGCCGCTGTCGCTGAACGCGTGAAGGAAGCGGGTGGCAAGCGTGCTATTACTTTGGAGGTCAGTGGTCCTTTTCATTCTTCGTTGATGAAGGAAGCAGCGATTAAGTTGTCCGGCAAGCTGGAAGACGTAGCTTTCTCCAAGTCTCAGGTTCCGGTTGTAGCCAATGTCACTGCGAAACCTGTGCGTGAGGGTGGCGAAATTCGCCAGCTGCTGGTCGAGCAGGTCTATTCCCCGGTATTGTGGGAAGACAGTGTAGCATGGCTGCTGGAGCAGGGAGTTGACACTTTTATCGAGTTCGGACCGGGCAGTGTTTTGACCGGACTGGTTAAAAAGATTGACAAAACGGTTAAGCTGTATAATATAAGCAACCTGGAATCGCTTGTTTCGGTAACGGAAGCCTTGGAGGCCCGTTAA
- the fapR gene encoding transcription factor FapR: MPKRQRQQRLTQLIDENPFVTDQELTRQLKVSIQTIRLDRMELGIPELRERLKLMAERSYDQVRSLPLHEVIGDIVDLQLDRSGISIFEIKEEHIFSRTGIARGHYVFAQANSLAVAVINDEIALTASADIRFVRPVHLGEKCIAKAYVRSNPEQKGKAKVEVFAYVGEEMVFQGNFIIYRSTEEEYSEGGSQHADRH; encoded by the coding sequence TTGCCAAAGAGACAGAGACAGCAACGGCTGACTCAATTAATTGATGAGAATCCGTTCGTAACGGATCAGGAACTGACAAGACAGCTTAAGGTGAGCATTCAGACGATTCGCCTGGATCGGATGGAATTGGGTATCCCGGAGCTGCGGGAGCGACTGAAGCTGATGGCTGAGCGTTCCTACGATCAGGTTCGCTCCCTGCCTTTACATGAAGTGATCGGGGATATCGTTGATCTCCAGTTGGACAGGAGTGGTATTTCCATTTTTGAAATTAAAGAAGAGCATATCTTTTCACGTACCGGCATTGCGCGGGGGCATTATGTGTTTGCCCAGGCCAATTCATTGGCTGTTGCCGTGATTAATGATGAGATAGCGTTGACTGCTTCAGCGGATATTCGCTTTGTCCGCCCTGTTCATTTGGGGGAAAAGTGCATTGCCAAAGCATATGTGCGTTCAAATCCCGAGCAAAAGGGAAAAGCCAAAGTGGAAGTGTTTGCTTACGTGGGAGAAGAAATGGTGTTCCAGGGGAACTTTATCATTTACCGCTCCACAGAGGAAGAGTATAGCGAAGGAGGAAGTCAGCATGCGGATCGCCATTGA
- the plsX gene encoding phosphate acyltransferase PlsX gives MRIAIDAMGGDNAPEATVEGALSAAAEWKDTDITLVGDRGRIESVLNGRVLPANLSIRHTSETIDAQDEPVKAVRRKKDASMVVAGRMVKEGEADAMISAGNTGALMTTGLLVVGRMEGIERPALAPMIPTIDDQGVLALDLGANMDAKPEHLAQYALMGSLYRQKVHGVASPRVGLLNVGTEAGKGNELTKLTFPLIEQLPVNFVGNVESRDVLTGNCDVLVCDGFAGNIMLKSLEGTAGAIFSLLKEQFSKSLKTKLAAALIMRELRGLKDKLDYKEHGGAPLLGLSGLVLKGHGSSDSIAVKNAVRQARTALQNQLVESISKEISRK, from the coding sequence ATGCGGATCGCCATTGATGCCATGGGGGGAGACAATGCTCCCGAGGCGACAGTAGAGGGCGCGTTATCTGCGGCGGCGGAATGGAAGGATACAGACATTACGCTGGTTGGTGACCGGGGACGAATTGAATCGGTGCTGAACGGCAGAGTGCTGCCCGCGAATCTCAGCATTCGTCATACATCTGAAACGATAGATGCACAGGACGAGCCTGTGAAGGCAGTACGACGTAAAAAGGATGCCTCAATGGTCGTAGCTGGCCGAATGGTCAAAGAAGGCGAAGCCGATGCCATGATATCGGCAGGTAATACAGGTGCGCTGATGACGACAGGGCTGCTGGTGGTCGGGAGAATGGAAGGCATTGAGCGTCCTGCTCTCGCACCGATGATTCCGACGATTGACGATCAGGGTGTGCTGGCGCTGGACTTGGGAGCTAATATGGACGCCAAGCCTGAACATCTTGCCCAATATGCGCTGATGGGTAGCTTGTACCGCCAAAAGGTTCATGGTGTGGCTTCCCCCAGAGTGGGTTTGCTGAATGTTGGGACGGAAGCCGGGAAGGGCAATGAACTGACGAAACTGACTTTCCCTCTGATTGAGCAGTTGCCTGTTAATTTTGTAGGAAATGTAGAGTCCAGAGACGTACTGACCGGGAATTGCGATGTGCTGGTGTGTGACGGATTCGCCGGAAACATCATGCTGAAATCGCTGGAAGGTACGGCGGGTGCGATATTTTCTCTCTTAAAGGAGCAGTTTAGTAAATCTTTAAAGACCAAGCTGGCAGCGGCCCTGATTATGCGTGAGCTTCGCGGCTTGAAAGATAAGCTGGACTACAAAGAGCATGGCGGTGCTCCCTTGCTGGGGCTTAGCGGACTCGTCTTGAAGGGCCACGGTTCATCTGACAGCATTGCCGTCAAAAACGCGGTAAGACAGGCCCGTACGGCCTTGCAAAACCAGTTGGTGGAAAGTATATCCAAGGAAATCAGCAGGAAGTGA